A part of Paenibacillus sp. sptzw28 genomic DNA contains:
- a CDS encoding YafY family protein — MLKSQRLIQLIMVINAKKSFTAGELADEFGLSTRTITRDLQELSTLGIPIYSVQGRGGGYRLLRERMLPPITFSESEAVAMFFACQSLQYYGSLPFDEGAAAALHKFYHYLPADVKEQIERLRNKVAIWSPHRSMSSACLRTLLQAVMIRSAVTIRYKSSHIVSDRDIQPIGLYASQGYWYCPAYCFHRKAYRLFRGDRISSASLNPSIECLEEVDKRSVKDWNEQEILKMDKTELIFNLTPNGVRTLESSSFDDSIQCREDGSGTVRKWVPKEDLSFFVNIIWGLGEDAEIVEPAEAVDLIKRKIEKIKNVYQ; from the coding sequence TTGTTAAAATCACAGCGACTCATCCAACTCATTATGGTGATTAACGCCAAAAAATCATTTACAGCTGGGGAGCTTGCCGATGAATTCGGTCTTTCTACCCGCACAATTACCCGCGATTTGCAGGAACTCAGCACACTCGGTATTCCAATTTACTCCGTTCAAGGGAGGGGAGGGGGCTACCGGCTACTGCGCGAGAGAATGCTTCCGCCTATTACGTTCTCGGAAAGCGAAGCGGTGGCGATGTTTTTCGCCTGCCAGTCCCTGCAGTATTACGGTTCGCTGCCATTTGACGAAGGAGCCGCCGCCGCGCTCCACAAGTTTTATCATTACCTGCCTGCCGACGTAAAAGAACAAATTGAACGATTAAGAAACAAAGTGGCGATCTGGAGTCCGCATCGGTCGATGTCTTCGGCTTGTCTAAGGACATTACTGCAGGCCGTCATGATTCGGAGTGCCGTGACGATCCGGTACAAATCAAGCCATATAGTATCGGATAGAGACATTCAGCCGATTGGGCTCTATGCAAGTCAGGGTTACTGGTATTGTCCGGCTTATTGCTTTCACCGCAAAGCATACCGATTATTCCGGGGGGATCGAATATCTTCCGCGAGCTTGAACCCGTCTATCGAATGTCTCGAAGAAGTCGACAAAAGATCCGTGAAGGATTGGAATGAACAAGAAATATTAAAAATGGATAAAACTGAGCTCATTTTTAATTTAACGCCTAATGGTGTACGAACGCTTGAATCGAGCTCGTTCGATGATTCCATCCAATGCAGGGAAGATGGCAGCGGTACGGTCCGTAAATGGGTCCCAAAAGAAGATCTATCATTCTTTGTGAATATAATTTGGGGTTTAGGGGAGGATGCAGAAATCGTGGAGCCGGCAGAAGCAGTCGATTTAATCAAACGGAAGATAGAGAAGATAAAAAATGTTTATCAGTGA
- a CDS encoding response regulator yields MLLIEDERWVRVVVREVLRQTGLPFEIVQECTNGLEALDWLKKHEAQLILADVKMPVMDGISFVEQLCRLDDRPSVIFISGHDDFQAARKAMRFGVVDYLLKPVEVEDMTECLVRWMDKYMKRTAPTEASFSAGIDQPSTIEQVMQIIHESRARDISLTEVAAKVHMNPSYLSQYFKQQTGSRFVDYVVALRMEEAKMLVVRTSLRISEIAERLGYNDIAYFSNTFKKMTGKTPLEFRKTQVSDK; encoded by the coding sequence GTGCTGCTCATTGAAGATGAACGATGGGTGCGGGTAGTCGTTCGGGAGGTTCTCAGACAGACCGGCCTTCCGTTCGAAATCGTCCAGGAATGCACGAATGGACTGGAAGCGCTCGATTGGTTGAAGAAGCATGAAGCTCAGCTCATTCTGGCAGACGTTAAAATGCCGGTCATGGACGGAATCTCGTTTGTAGAGCAGCTGTGCCGTTTGGACGATAGACCTTCCGTCATATTTATCAGCGGACATGATGATTTTCAGGCTGCCCGGAAAGCGATGCGCTTCGGTGTGGTCGACTATCTGCTAAAGCCCGTCGAAGTCGAAGACATGACGGAATGTCTTGTAAGATGGATGGATAAATATATGAAAAGGACTGCGCCTACTGAAGCTTCCTTTAGCGCCGGCATCGATCAACCATCCACAATTGAACAGGTCATGCAGATCATCCATGAAAGCCGGGCGAGGGATATCAGCCTGACTGAGGTAGCAGCGAAGGTTCACATGAATCCCAGCTATCTCAGTCAGTATTTCAAACAGCAAACAGGCAGCAGATTCGTGGATTATGTCGTGGCGCTGCGGATGGAGGAGGCCAAAATGCTCGTCGTCCGCACCTCTCTGCGAATCTCCGAAATCGCCGAACGTCTAGGCTACAACGATATCGCCTACTTCAGCAACACGTTTAAGAAGATGACGGGGAAGACCCCGCTTGAATTCCGCAAAACGCAGGTATCCGATAAGTAA